In Zingiber officinale cultivar Zhangliang chromosome 8B, Zo_v1.1, whole genome shotgun sequence, a single genomic region encodes these proteins:
- the LOC122015948 gene encoding tubulin alpha-2 chain, whose product MRECISIHIGQAGIQVGNACWELYCLEHGIQPDGQMSSDKTVGGGDDAFNTFFSETGAGKHVPRAIFLDLEPTVIDEVRTGTYRQLFHPEQLISGKEDAANNFARGHYTIGKEIVDLCLDRIRKLADNCTGLQGFLVFNAVGGGTGSGLGSLLLERLSVDYGKKSKLGFTVYPSPQVSTSVVEPYNSVLSTHSLLEHTDVAVLLDNEAIYDICRRSLDIERPTYTNLNRLVSQVISSLTASLRFDGALNVDVTEFQTNLVPYPRIHFMLSSYAPVISAEKAYHEQLSVAEITNSAFEPSSMMAKCDPRHGKYMACCLMYRGDVVPKDVNAAVATIKTKRTIQFVDWCPTGFKCGINYQPPTVVPGGDLAKVQRAVCMISNSTSVAEVFSRIDHKFDLMYAKRAFVHWYVGEGMEEGEFSEAREDLAALEKDYEEVGAECAEGEEGEDDEY is encoded by the exons ATGAGAGAGTGCATCTCGATCCACATTGGCCAGGCCGGTATTCAGGTCGGAAACGCGTGCTGGGAGCTTTACTGTCTCGAGCATGGCATCCAG CCTGATGGTCAAATGTCTAGTGACAAAACCGTTGGGGGTGGTGATGACGCTTTCAACACCTTCTTCAGCGAGACTGGTGCGGGCAAGCACGTCCCTCGTGCCATCTTTCTTGATCTGGAACCTACTGTAATTGACGAAGTAAGAACTGGCACTTACCGTCAGCTCTTCCACCCTGAACAGCTTATCAGCGGAAAGGAAGATGCTGCTAATAACTTTGCAAGAGGCCACTACACCA TTGGAAAAGAAATAGTCGATCTCTGCCTTGATCGCATCAGGAAGCTAGCGGATAATTGCACTGGCCTCCAAGGCTTCCTTGTTTTCAATGCTGTCGGTGGAGGCACTGGATCCGGGCTTGGTTCTCTTCTCCTCGAGCGTTTGTCTGTGGACTACGGCAAGAAATCGAAGCTGGGCTTCACAGTCTATCCATCTCCTCAAGTCTCTACCTCAGTGGTGGAGCCTTACAACAGTGTTCTGTCCACCCACTCTCTTCTCGAGCACACTGATGTGGCTGTTCTCCTAGACAATGAGGCAATCTATGATATCTGCAGGCGATCTCTTGACATCGAACGCCCCACATACACCAATCTCAATCGTCTCGTTTCTCAG GTCATTTCTTCTTTGACTGCCTCTCTGAGGTTTGATGGTGCTTTGAACGTTGATGTCACCGAGTTCCAAACTAATCTGGTCCCGTATCCAAGGATCCACTTCATGCTCTCATCCTACGCCCCCGTCATCTCTGCAGAGAAGGCTTACCATGAGCAACTCTCCGTTGCCGAGATCACCAACAGTGCCTTCGAACCTTCTTCCATGATGGCAAAATGCGACCCTCGCCATGGAAAGTACATGGCTTGCTGCCTCATGTACCGTGGAGACGTGGTGCCCAAGGATGTTAATGCTGCTGTTGCGACTATTAAGACCAAGCGCACCATTCAGTTCGTTGACTGGTGCCCGACCGGATTCAAGTGCGGCATCAATTATCAGCCGCCCACTGTTGTTCCCGGTGGTGATCTGGCCAAGGTGCAAAGAGCTGTGTGCATGATATCTAACTCCACCAGCGTTGCTGAAGTCTTCTCCCGGATTGATCACAAATTTGATCTTATGTATGCTAAGAGAGCATTCGTGCACTGGTATGTTGGTGAGGGCATGGAGGAAGGTGAGTTCTCTGAGGCTCGTGAGGACCTTGCTGCACTCGAGAAGGATTACGAGGAGGTTGGTGCTGAGTGTGCTGAGGGCGAGGAAGGGGAAGATGATGAGTACTGA
- the LOC122015949 gene encoding uncharacterized protein LOC122015949, with protein MAAVSCSAATLSACAAAVSCSGARRQPRVRFLEGLNSFSGLKADNEVSSLGRPACAARCFAELATALQAPSRGGRSGGGALSATCNAAGEIFQIAVIMNGLVLVGVAVGFLLLRVEAWVEEQE; from the coding sequence ATGGCCGCCGTCTCGTGTTCCGCAGCAACTCTCTCCGCGTGCGCCGCCGCCGTTTCGTGCTCCGGCGCGAGGAGGCAGCCCCGAGTGCGGTTCCTGGAAGGCCTGAACTCGTTCTCGGGGCTCAAGGCCGACAACGAGGTGTCGTCGCTCGGCCGGCCGGCGTGCGCCGCCCGATGCTTCGCGGAGCTCGCGACCGCTCTGCAGGCGCCGTCCAGGGGCGGGCGGAGCGGCGGCGGGGCGCTATCGGCGACCTGCAACGCCGCGGGGGAGATTTTCCAGATCGCGGTGATCATGAACGGACTGGTGCTGGTCGGGGTCGCGGTCGGGTTCTTGCTTCTGCGGGTGGAGGCATGGGTGGAGGAACAAGAGTAG